ATCAGCCTCAGTTTTATTGCCAAAATGAATCGCGATTACAGCGTGGCCCTGCTCAAGGGCACGAAGTAATTAAGCGGCAAGGGTTTTGGCGTCGCCGACGGCAGTCATTTTTCACGATTGTATTTCTTTTTTCGCTGCAACTTGTTTCCCACTTTGGTGTTATATTCAGTGGACTGGCCCAGCCAGATCACGCCGTGGCGGGCGCGGACAATATTGAACACGGAAAAACCCGTCCGCCGCCTCGTTCGCGCCACGGCAATGAAAGAACGCAACATGAAGATTAAATTGTCCCGCGCCGCTGGCTTTACGCTCGTCGAAATCATGATCGTCGTGGCCATCATCGGCCTGCTCGCCACCATCGCCATTCCCAACTTCGTCCGCGCCCGCCTCAAGGCCCAGCAAAGCGCGTGCATCAATAACCTGCGCCAGATTGACGGTGCGAAACAAACCTGGGCGCTCGAGAATCGCGCTTCCCAAGCCACCGTTCCGACTATCGCAAACATCCAGCCCTATCTTGGCCGCGGCACTCAGGGAACCGCCCCCACCTGCCCTGCCGAT
The sequence above is a segment of the Verrucomicrobiia bacterium genome. Coding sequences within it:
- a CDS encoding type II secretion system protein, which produces MDWPSQITPWRARTILNTEKPVRRLVRATAMKERNMKIKLSRAAGFTLVEIMIVVAIIGLLATIAIPNFVRARLKAQQSACINNLRQIDGAKQTWALENRASQATVPTIANIQPYLGRGTQGTAPTCPADPANTFATSYSLNDLQTAPTCLISPTDHHLD